From Salvelinus namaycush isolate Seneca chromosome 2, SaNama_1.0, whole genome shotgun sequence, one genomic window encodes:
- the LOC120027741 gene encoding CST complex subunit STN1-like — translation MQPEAKDPEEDSVWEGPPSMLWGLDPMFNAFTRLYVKDILQMRESCQVSGIYFYNSHPIFKVDVLGTVVYKREREDFLCYGVDDGTGVINSLCWKDEQWRDQGDPATSGARSFGSSARGDFNPANELKKLRQAQHSSSHLEIGELLRVRGPVKTSRQQREIMASTYYKVSDPVMAVQISWMMEVPQLYRQCYDKPFHLDSSAQNPNIQGGSASYLLGRATRILKDFLKEKEVTRFRPYDVQDLLQPLVSRQPQKTAAEQVTERDKDLLMAVRDILREDCRREKYVEKGCHVLHVLSSVRQRYSRNVSKEALELVLKALECNSDIISTSDSHYTIL, via the exons ATGCAGCCTGAAGCGAAAGATCCAGAGGAGGATAGTGTCTGGGAGGGGCCACCTTCAATGCTGTGGGGACTGGACCCCATGTTCAACGCTTTCACCAGGCTCTATGTCAAAGACATCCTACAGATGAGAGAGTCCTGTCAAGTGTCAG GGATATACTTCTACAACTCTCACCCGATATTCAAAGTTGATGTGCTCGGGACTGTGGTGTACAAGCGAGAGCGAGAAGACTTCTTATGTTACGGAG TTGATGATGGTACTGGTGTTATAAACAGCCTTTGCTGGAAAGATGAACAGTGGAGGGATCAAGGTGACCCTGCAACAT CGGGAGCAAGGTCTTTCGGTAGCAGCGCACGTGGAGACTTCAACCCAGCCAACGAGCTGAAGAAACTACGGCAAGCCCAGCACAGCAGCTCCCACCTGGAGATAGGAGAACTGCTCAGGGTGCGAGGGCCCGTCAAGACCTCCAGACAACAGCGAGAGATAATGGCCTCTACTTACT ATAAAGTGTCAGACCCGGTGATGGCGGTCCAGATATCCTGGATGATGGAGGTTCCTCAGCTCTACAGACAGTGCTATGATAAACCATTCCATCTGGACAGCAGTGCACAGAACCCTAACATTCAAGG TGGTTCTGCTTCCTACCTGCTTGGCAGAGCCACTCGTATCCTGAAGGACTTCCTCAAAGAGAAAGAAGTCACCAGGTTCAGACCCTATGATGTCCAGGACCTTCTACAGCCTCTGGTCTCCAGACAACCTCAGAAGACAGCAGCAGAACAA GTAACGGAACGGGACAAGGATCTTCTCATGGCAGTCAGAGACATTCTTCGGGAAGATTGCAGACGAGAGAAAT ATGTGGAAAAGGGTTGCCACGTCCTGCACGTTCTGTCCAGTGTGAGACAGAGGTACAGTCGCAACGTGAGCAAGGAAGCCTTGGAGCTGGTCCTCAAAGCTCTGGAGTGTAATAGTGACATCATCAGCACCAGCGACAGTCATTACACTATCCTCTGA